From Onychostoma macrolepis isolate SWU-2019 chromosome 19, ASM1243209v1, whole genome shotgun sequence, a single genomic window includes:
- the ago2 gene encoding protein argonaute-2 isoform X1 produces the protein MYPIGAAGAAELCQGPQSSGSDVSAPLSPPAQEYVFKPPQRPDFGTMGRTIKLQANFFEMEIPKLEVYHYDIDIKPEKCPRRVNREIVEHMVQHFKTQIFGDRKPVYDGRKNLYTAMPLPIGRDKVELEVTIPGEGKDRSFKVAIKWVSCVSLQALHEALSGRLPNIPFETIQALDVVMRHLPSMRYTPVGRSFFTPSEGCSNPLGGGREVWFGFHQSVRPSLWKMMLNIDVSATAFYKAQPVIEFMCEVLDFKSIEEQQKPLTDSQRVKFTKEIKGLKVEITHCGQMKRKYRVCNVTRRPASHQTFPLQQENGQTIECTVAQYFKDKYKLVLRYPHLPCLQVGQEQKHTYLPLEVCNIVAGQRCIKKLTDNQTSTMIRATARSAPDRQDEISKLMRSANFNTDPYVREFGVMVRDEMTEVNGRVLQAPSILYGGRNKAIATPVQGVWDMRNKQFHTGIEIKVWAIACFAPQRQCTELLLKAFTDQLRKISRDAGMPIQGQPCFCKYAQGADSVEPMFKHLKYTYQGLQLVVVILPGKTPVYAEVKRVGDTVLGMATQCVQVKNVQKTTPQTLSNLCLKINVKLGGVNNILLPQGRPLVFQQPVIFLGADVTHPPAGDGKKPSIAAVVGSMDAHPSRYCATVRVQQHRQDIIQDLATMVRELLIQFYKSTRFKPTRIIYYRDGISEGQFNQVLQHELLAIREACIKLEKDYQPGITFVVVQKRHHTRLFCMDRNERVGKSGNIPAGTTVDTKITHPSEFDFYLCSHAGIQGTSRPSHYHVLWDDNHFTSDELQVLTYQLCHTYVRCTRSVSIPAPAYYAHLVAFRARYHLVDKEHDSAEGSHTSGQSNGRDQQALAKAVQIHQDTLRTMYFA, from the exons ATGTATCCCATTGGAGCAGCTGGTG CTGCTGAGCTGTGTCAGGGACCTCAGTCTTCAGGGTCAGATGTTTCTG CTCCCCTGTCTCCTCCAGCACAAGAGTATGTCTTCAAACCACCTCAACGGCCAGACTTTGGCACAATGGGTAGAACAATCAAGCTTCAGGCCAACTTCTTTGAAATGGAAATACCCAAGTTGGAGGTGTACCATTACGACATAGATATAAAGCCTGAGAAATGCCCACGGAGAGTTAACCG agaAATTGTTGAGCACATGGTCCAGCACTTTAAGACACAGATCTTTGGAGATCGAAAGCCTGTGTATGATGGAAGGAAGAATCTTTACACTGCCATGCCTTTACCCATTGGAAGAGACAAA GTGGAGCTGGAGGTCACAATTCCAGGCGAAGGAAAAGACAGGAGTTTTAAAGTAGCTATAAAATGGGTGTCTTGTGTGAGTCTGCAAGCTCTACATGAAGCACTGTCTGGACGGCTACCAAATATCCCCTTTGAGACCATTCAGGCTCTGGACGTTGTCATGAGACATTTGCCCTCTATGAG GTACACCCCAGTCGGACGTTCATTCTTCACTCCCTCTGAGGGCTGCTCCAACCCCCTCGGTGGAGGAAGAGAAGTTTGGTTTGGCTTTCATCAGTCTGTTCGACCATCCCTCTGGAAGATGATGCTCAACATTGATG TGTCTGCCACTGCATTCTACAAAGCTCAACCTGTGATTGAGTTCATGTGTGAGGTTTTGGATTTTAAAAGCATCGAAGAGCAACAGAAGCCCTTAACGGATTCCCAGAGAGTGAAGTTTACCAAGGAAATCAAAG GTCTGAAGGTTGAAATCACTCACTGTGGACAGATGAAGAGAAAATACAGAGTGTGTAATGTGACAAGGAGACCAGCCAGCCATCAAAC GTTTCCATTGCAGCAAGAGAATGGTCAGACCATTGAATGCACTGTCGCCCAGTACTTCAAGGATAAGTACAAACTGGTGCTGCGATATCCACATCTCCCATGTTTACAAGTTGGTCAGGAGCAGAAACACACCTACCTTCCGTTAGAG gtcTGTAACATAGTAGCCGGACAGAGATGCATAAAAAAACTGACAGACAATCAGACCTCCACTATGATACGTGCCACAGCCAGGTCTGCGCCTGACCGCCAGGATGAGATCAGCAAACTG ATGAGAAGTGCCAACTTCAACACCGATCCTTATGTGCGTGAGTTTGGAGTTATGGTAAGAGACGAGATGACTGAGGTCAATGGTCGTGTTCTTCAAGCACCTTCAATTCTCTATGGTGGAAGG AACAAAGCAATAGCAACCCCAGTCCAGGGTGTGTGGGACATGAGGAACAAGCAGTTCCACACAGGGATCGAGATCAAAGTGTGGGCTATTGCCTGCTTTGCCCCGCAGAGGCAGTGTACAGAACTTCTTCTGAA GGCATTTACTGACCAGCTTCGTAAGATATCACGTGATGCTGGGATGCCCATTCAGGGCCAGCCGTGCTTTTGCAAATATGCCCAGGGAGCAGACAGTGTGGAGCCCATGTTCAAACACCTCAAGTACACATACCAAGGCTTACAGTTGGTGGTGGTCATCCTACCTGGGAAGACTCCGGTTTATG CTGAGGTGAAGCGTGTGGGAGACACTGTTCTTGGCATGGCCACGCAGTGTGTCCAGGTGAAGAATGTACAGAAAACCACACCTCAGACCCTTTCCAACCTCTGCCTCAAGATTAATGTCAAACTGGGTGGAGTCAACAACATTCTTCTTCCACAGGGCAG gCCCTTGGTGTTTCAGCAACCAGTCATCTTTCTGGGTGCAGATGTGACTCATCCACCAGCTGGAGATGGCAAGAAACCCTCAATTGCAGCT gtTGTTGGCAGTATGGATGCCCACCCAAGCCGATACTGTGCCACGGTGCGGGTGCAGCAGCACCGTCAGGACATCATTCAGGATCTAGCCACCATGGTGAGAGAGCTGCTGATCCAGTTCTACAAATCCACACGCTTTAAACCAACGCGCATCATCTACTACAGAGACGGCATCTCAGAAGGCCAGTTCAACCAG GTTCTACAGCATGAATTGCTGGCTATTCGTGAAGCCTGCATCAAGCTGGAGAAAGATTATCAACCAGGCATCACCTTCGTAGTAGTGCAGAAGAGACACCACACCAGGCTCTTCTGCATGGACAGGAATGAACGG GTTGGAAAGAGTGGCAACATCCCTGCTGGTACCACAGTTGACACCAAAATTACTCATCCGTCTGAGTTTGACTTTTATCTTTGCAGTCATGCCGGAATTCAG GGAACCAGCAGGCCGTCCCACTATCACGTGCTGTGGGATGACAACCATTTCACCTCTGATGAGCTGCAGGTCCTCACCTACCAGCTGTGCCACACCTACGTGCGCTGCACCCGCTCTGTCTCCATTCCTGCACCTGCCTACTACGCCCACCTGGTGGCGTTTCGTGCTCGCTACCACTTGGTTGACAAAGAACATGACAG TGCTGAAGGCAGTCACACGTCAGGTCAGAGTAATGGCAGAGACCAGCAAGCCCTGGCCAAAGCTGTGCAGATCCACCAGGACACACTGCGTACCATGTACTTCGCCTGA
- the ago2 gene encoding protein argonaute-2 isoform X2: protein MGRTIKLQANFFEMEIPKLEVYHYDIDIKPEKCPRRVNREIVEHMVQHFKTQIFGDRKPVYDGRKNLYTAMPLPIGRDKVELEVTIPGEGKDRSFKVAIKWVSCVSLQALHEALSGRLPNIPFETIQALDVVMRHLPSMRYTPVGRSFFTPSEGCSNPLGGGREVWFGFHQSVRPSLWKMMLNIDVSATAFYKAQPVIEFMCEVLDFKSIEEQQKPLTDSQRVKFTKEIKGLKVEITHCGQMKRKYRVCNVTRRPASHQTFPLQQENGQTIECTVAQYFKDKYKLVLRYPHLPCLQVGQEQKHTYLPLEVCNIVAGQRCIKKLTDNQTSTMIRATARSAPDRQDEISKLMRSANFNTDPYVREFGVMVRDEMTEVNGRVLQAPSILYGGRNKAIATPVQGVWDMRNKQFHTGIEIKVWAIACFAPQRQCTELLLKAFTDQLRKISRDAGMPIQGQPCFCKYAQGADSVEPMFKHLKYTYQGLQLVVVILPGKTPVYAEVKRVGDTVLGMATQCVQVKNVQKTTPQTLSNLCLKINVKLGGVNNILLPQGRPLVFQQPVIFLGADVTHPPAGDGKKPSIAAVVGSMDAHPSRYCATVRVQQHRQDIIQDLATMVRELLIQFYKSTRFKPTRIIYYRDGISEGQFNQVLQHELLAIREACIKLEKDYQPGITFVVVQKRHHTRLFCMDRNERVGKSGNIPAGTTVDTKITHPSEFDFYLCSHAGIQGTSRPSHYHVLWDDNHFTSDELQVLTYQLCHTYVRCTRSVSIPAPAYYAHLVAFRARYHLVDKEHDSAEGSHTSGQSNGRDQQALAKAVQIHQDTLRTMYFA from the exons ATGGGTAGAACAATCAAGCTTCAGGCCAACTTCTTTGAAATGGAAATACCCAAGTTGGAGGTGTACCATTACGACATAGATATAAAGCCTGAGAAATGCCCACGGAGAGTTAACCG agaAATTGTTGAGCACATGGTCCAGCACTTTAAGACACAGATCTTTGGAGATCGAAAGCCTGTGTATGATGGAAGGAAGAATCTTTACACTGCCATGCCTTTACCCATTGGAAGAGACAAA GTGGAGCTGGAGGTCACAATTCCAGGCGAAGGAAAAGACAGGAGTTTTAAAGTAGCTATAAAATGGGTGTCTTGTGTGAGTCTGCAAGCTCTACATGAAGCACTGTCTGGACGGCTACCAAATATCCCCTTTGAGACCATTCAGGCTCTGGACGTTGTCATGAGACATTTGCCCTCTATGAG GTACACCCCAGTCGGACGTTCATTCTTCACTCCCTCTGAGGGCTGCTCCAACCCCCTCGGTGGAGGAAGAGAAGTTTGGTTTGGCTTTCATCAGTCTGTTCGACCATCCCTCTGGAAGATGATGCTCAACATTGATG TGTCTGCCACTGCATTCTACAAAGCTCAACCTGTGATTGAGTTCATGTGTGAGGTTTTGGATTTTAAAAGCATCGAAGAGCAACAGAAGCCCTTAACGGATTCCCAGAGAGTGAAGTTTACCAAGGAAATCAAAG GTCTGAAGGTTGAAATCACTCACTGTGGACAGATGAAGAGAAAATACAGAGTGTGTAATGTGACAAGGAGACCAGCCAGCCATCAAAC GTTTCCATTGCAGCAAGAGAATGGTCAGACCATTGAATGCACTGTCGCCCAGTACTTCAAGGATAAGTACAAACTGGTGCTGCGATATCCACATCTCCCATGTTTACAAGTTGGTCAGGAGCAGAAACACACCTACCTTCCGTTAGAG gtcTGTAACATAGTAGCCGGACAGAGATGCATAAAAAAACTGACAGACAATCAGACCTCCACTATGATACGTGCCACAGCCAGGTCTGCGCCTGACCGCCAGGATGAGATCAGCAAACTG ATGAGAAGTGCCAACTTCAACACCGATCCTTATGTGCGTGAGTTTGGAGTTATGGTAAGAGACGAGATGACTGAGGTCAATGGTCGTGTTCTTCAAGCACCTTCAATTCTCTATGGTGGAAGG AACAAAGCAATAGCAACCCCAGTCCAGGGTGTGTGGGACATGAGGAACAAGCAGTTCCACACAGGGATCGAGATCAAAGTGTGGGCTATTGCCTGCTTTGCCCCGCAGAGGCAGTGTACAGAACTTCTTCTGAA GGCATTTACTGACCAGCTTCGTAAGATATCACGTGATGCTGGGATGCCCATTCAGGGCCAGCCGTGCTTTTGCAAATATGCCCAGGGAGCAGACAGTGTGGAGCCCATGTTCAAACACCTCAAGTACACATACCAAGGCTTACAGTTGGTGGTGGTCATCCTACCTGGGAAGACTCCGGTTTATG CTGAGGTGAAGCGTGTGGGAGACACTGTTCTTGGCATGGCCACGCAGTGTGTCCAGGTGAAGAATGTACAGAAAACCACACCTCAGACCCTTTCCAACCTCTGCCTCAAGATTAATGTCAAACTGGGTGGAGTCAACAACATTCTTCTTCCACAGGGCAG gCCCTTGGTGTTTCAGCAACCAGTCATCTTTCTGGGTGCAGATGTGACTCATCCACCAGCTGGAGATGGCAAGAAACCCTCAATTGCAGCT gtTGTTGGCAGTATGGATGCCCACCCAAGCCGATACTGTGCCACGGTGCGGGTGCAGCAGCACCGTCAGGACATCATTCAGGATCTAGCCACCATGGTGAGAGAGCTGCTGATCCAGTTCTACAAATCCACACGCTTTAAACCAACGCGCATCATCTACTACAGAGACGGCATCTCAGAAGGCCAGTTCAACCAG GTTCTACAGCATGAATTGCTGGCTATTCGTGAAGCCTGCATCAAGCTGGAGAAAGATTATCAACCAGGCATCACCTTCGTAGTAGTGCAGAAGAGACACCACACCAGGCTCTTCTGCATGGACAGGAATGAACGG GTTGGAAAGAGTGGCAACATCCCTGCTGGTACCACAGTTGACACCAAAATTACTCATCCGTCTGAGTTTGACTTTTATCTTTGCAGTCATGCCGGAATTCAG GGAACCAGCAGGCCGTCCCACTATCACGTGCTGTGGGATGACAACCATTTCACCTCTGATGAGCTGCAGGTCCTCACCTACCAGCTGTGCCACACCTACGTGCGCTGCACCCGCTCTGTCTCCATTCCTGCACCTGCCTACTACGCCCACCTGGTGGCGTTTCGTGCTCGCTACCACTTGGTTGACAAAGAACATGACAG TGCTGAAGGCAGTCACACGTCAGGTCAGAGTAATGGCAGAGACCAGCAAGCCCTGGCCAAAGCTGTGCAGATCCACCAGGACACACTGCGTACCATGTACTTCGCCTGA
- the si:ch211-57n23.1 gene encoding uncharacterized protein si:ch211-57n23.1 isoform X1: protein MLLLQDRMRRTCLSCCLFLLFVWYPAGSIVTELELEDSDRDWGSGLHELLNSFPADSPFVRETPGRPANCTQRFWLPPSSPVCWDDIAGPEEFEKSRLLVLQNRAALQAVSTSSGLEEGGASYDQQARENMQGVRDDHLVVAQTADTMQKVFMDLDEKRKEGKEHYTFSSLKEKIDNTKNSIAKKEQVSALLEKHLANLERSLNTMQLRLAKLLPQ from the exons ATGCTGTTGCTCCAGGACAGAATGAGAAGGACTTGTTTGTCCTGCTGCCTTTTCCTGCTGTTTGTCTGGTACCCAGCGGGCAGCATAGTGACGGAGCTTGAGCTGGAGGATTCGGACCGGGACTGGGGTTCTGGATTACACGAACTCCTAAACAGCTTTCCAGCTGATAGTCCATTTGTCAGAGAGACGCCTGGCAGGCCGGCCAACTGCACTCAGCGCTTCTGGCTTCCTCCATCCTCCCCTGTGTGCTGGGATGATATAGCGGGCCCAGAGGAGTTTGAGAAGTCCCGCCTTCTCGTGCTGCAGAACAGGGCGGCACTGCAGGCTGTATCCACATCTAGTGGTCTCGAGGAAGGGGGTGCGTCCTATGATCAACAGGCCAGGGAGAACATGCAGGGAGTCCGGGATGACCATCTCGTTGTGGCCCAGACGGCTGATACAATGCAGAAGGTGTTCATGGATTTGGATGAGAAGAGGAAGGAGGGGAAAGAGCATTATACCTTCTCAAG tctgaAGGAGAAAATCGACAACACGAAAAACTCCATTGCTAAAAAGGAGCAAGTATCAGCTCTTCTAGAGAAACATCTTGCCAATCTGGAGAGGTCTTTGAACACTATGCAGCTTCGACTGGCCAAACTACTTCCCCAGTAA
- the si:ch211-57n23.1 gene encoding uncharacterized protein si:ch211-57n23.1 isoform X2 yields the protein MRRTCLSCCLFLLFVWYPAGSIVTELELEDSDRDWGSGLHELLNSFPADSPFVRETPGRPANCTQRFWLPPSSPVCWDDIAGPEEFEKSRLLVLQNRAALQAVSTSSGLEEGGASYDQQARENMQGVRDDHLVVAQTADTMQKVFMDLDEKRKEGKEHYTFSSLKEKIDNTKNSIAKKEQVSALLEKHLANLERSLNTMQLRLAKLLPQ from the exons ATGAGAAGGACTTGTTTGTCCTGCTGCCTTTTCCTGCTGTTTGTCTGGTACCCAGCGGGCAGCATAGTGACGGAGCTTGAGCTGGAGGATTCGGACCGGGACTGGGGTTCTGGATTACACGAACTCCTAAACAGCTTTCCAGCTGATAGTCCATTTGTCAGAGAGACGCCTGGCAGGCCGGCCAACTGCACTCAGCGCTTCTGGCTTCCTCCATCCTCCCCTGTGTGCTGGGATGATATAGCGGGCCCAGAGGAGTTTGAGAAGTCCCGCCTTCTCGTGCTGCAGAACAGGGCGGCACTGCAGGCTGTATCCACATCTAGTGGTCTCGAGGAAGGGGGTGCGTCCTATGATCAACAGGCCAGGGAGAACATGCAGGGAGTCCGGGATGACCATCTCGTTGTGGCCCAGACGGCTGATACAATGCAGAAGGTGTTCATGGATTTGGATGAGAAGAGGAAGGAGGGGAAAGAGCATTATACCTTCTCAAG tctgaAGGAGAAAATCGACAACACGAAAAACTCCATTGCTAAAAAGGAGCAAGTATCAGCTCTTCTAGAGAAACATCTTGCCAATCTGGAGAGGTCTTTGAACACTATGCAGCTTCGACTGGCCAAACTACTTCCCCAGTAA
- the chrac1 gene encoding chromatin accessibility complex protein 1: MSEKNMEEKVEQATNSKNISLPMSRVRLIMKSSPDVSCINQDALFLTTKATELFVQHLALSSFKNGSGKETNTLSYSDLANAAEETETFQFLTDILPKKILARDYLKSLEEMEKDDDKL, from the exons ATGTCTGAAAAAAACATGGAGGAGAAAGTTGAGCAAGCTacaaacagtaaaaatatatcTCTGCCTATGTCGAGGGTGCGATTAATCATGAAAAGTTCTCCCGATGTGTCCTGTATTAACCAGGACGCTCTTTTCTTGACAACAAAAGCAACG GAGCTTTTTGTCCAGCACTTGGCTCTATCCTCATTTAAAAATGGTTCGGGCAAAGAGACAAACACACTGTCATACAGTGATCTGGCCAATGCAGCAGAGGAGACggaaacatttcagtttttaaccG ATATCCTTCCTAAGAAAATCTTGGCCAGAGACTATCTGAAGTCACTGGAAGAAATGGAAAAAGATGATGACAAGCTGTAG